From Ptychodera flava strain L36383 chromosome 2, AS_Pfla_20210202, whole genome shotgun sequence, the proteins below share one genomic window:
- the LOC139116258 gene encoding uncharacterized protein, producing the protein MAHPKNVLALMMCVWDEKNFVHHLQQLSDRVHKKYSLSYSRWDSSPFDIDQYTEQCIDIVREKKIDLVVSGTDVSALVHAAIAETFPHIRGPSVESVFLTCHKYYSNTVLGSDLDQNRSVVLQLNQDMEEIMTIASEFFYSTDGTCFIKPVLGHSELGSRRITNLEDLHEAVSALKRDRHLHYITEKFMKKWISSEAYPLAATPCALLEEFCEFQYSSATMCSVQGGNILRTAMADWLPVKDRGCVHTSKFISAIIPSSVKKEEEMKAWQMTDRIVMKMIQKGFDDQSLNVEFFVLPNGDFKFLEINGRIDHVLGPLCGQVYKHGDLVKNLLKLGSGEKIKDTIYRGRVGFLGMVNTRVSGKAEDILDFQEISSSPEVQPLVAPDENILVDPRTSSSYIAYMSLTGVTLKDVKDKYQAICKRILKKPECSSLE; encoded by the exons atGGCCCACCCAAAAAACGTTCTTGCACTAATGATGTGTGTTTGGGATGAAAAAAATTTTGTTCATCATTTGCAACAGCTGTCGGACAGAGTGCATAAGAAATATTCACTCAGTTACTCAAGATGGGATAGTTCGCCCTTTGACATTGACCAGTACACAGAGCAGTGTATCGACATTGTACGtgagaagaaaattgatttgGTAGTCAGTGGTACTGATGTATCTGCCCTGGTTCACGCTGCTATTGCCGAGACATTTCCTCATATCCGTGGACCGTCCGTGGAGTCGGTGTTTCTCACATGCCACAAGTATTACTCGAACACTGTCCTGGGAAGTGATTTAGATCAAAATCGCAGCGTGGTCCTGCAACTCAACCAGGACATGGAAGAGATAATGACAATAGCAAGCGAATTCTTCTATTCAACTGATGGCACGTGTTTCATAAAACCAGTGTTAGGACATTCCGAATTAGGGTCTCGAAGGATAACGAACTTGGAAGATCTTCACGAAGCTGTATCAGCATTAAAACGGGACAGACACTTGCATTACATCacagagaaatttatgaaaaagtgGATTAGTTCTGAGGCTTATCCGTTGGCTGCAACCCCTTGTGCTTTGTTAGAAGAATTTTGTGAGTTCCAATACAGTTCTGCGACCATGTGCAGCGTACAAGGGGGCAACATTCTGCGGACGGCAATGGCTGATTGGCTGCCAGTCAAAGACCGAGGATGTGTACACACCAGCAAATTTATCAGTGCAATCATCCCGTCAAGTGTAAAAAAAGAAGAGGAGATGAAAGCCTGGCAGATGACTGATCGAATTGTCATGAAAATGATTCAGAAAGGATTTGACGACCAGTCGCTTAATGTCGAATTCTTTGTGCTTCCGAATGGGGATTTCAAATTCCTGGAAATCAACGGGAGAATTGATCATGTTCTAGGGCCTCTCTGCGGTCAAGTGTACAAACACGGAGACCTGGTGAAGAACCTCCTGAAACTCGGTTCAGGGGAGAAGATCAAAGATACTATCTACAGAGGAAGGGTCGGTTTTCTTGGCATGGTGAACACACGTGTCTCTGGTAAAGCTGAAGATATTTTAGattttcaggaaatatcatCTTCTCCAGAAGTTCAACCGCTAGTTGCCCCTGATGAAAACATACTGGTGGATCCTCGCACAAGCTCTTCCTATATAGCATATATGAGCCTGACTGGAGTTACATTGAAAG ACGTGAAGGACAAGTACCAAGCAATCTGCAAGAGAATCTTGAAGAAGCCGGAATGCTCTTCCTTAGAGTAA
- the LOC139116275 gene encoding uncharacterized protein: MAHSENVLALMLCEWDEMNFVHHLQQLSGRVRKKYSFSYSRWDSSPFDIDQYTEQCIDIVREKKIDLVVSGTDVSALVHAAIAETFPHIRGPSVESVFLTCHKYYSNTVLGSDLYQNRSVILQLNQDMEEIMTIASEFLYSTDGTCFIKPVLGYSELGSRKITNLEDLHEAVSALKRDRHLHYITEKFMKKWISSEAYPLAATPCALLEEFCEFQYSSATMCSVQGGNILRTAMADWLRVKDRGCVYTSKFISAVIPPSVKKEEEMKAWQMTDRIVTKMIQKGFDDQSLNVEFFVLPNGDFKFLEINGRIDHILGPLCGQVYKHGDLVKNLLKLGSGNRSKILSTEEESVFLAW, translated from the coding sequence atGGCCCACTCGGAAAACGTTCTTGCATTAATGCTGTGTGAATGGGATGAAATGAATTTTGTTCATCATTTGCAACAGTTGTCGGGCAGAGTgagaaagaaatattcattCAGTTACTCAAGATGGGATAGTTCACCCTTTGACATCGACCAGTACACAGAGCAGTGTATCGACATTGTACGtgagaagaaaattgatttgGTAGTCAGTGGTACTGATGTATCTGCCCTGGTTCACGCTGCTATTGCTGAGACATTTCCTCATATTCGTGGACCATCCGTGGAGTCTGTGTTTCTCACATGCCACAAGTATTACTCCAACACTGTCCTTGGAAGTGATTTATATCAAAATCGCAGCGTGATCCTGCAACTCAACCAGGACATGGAAGAGATAATGACAATAGCAAGCGAATTCCTCTATTCAACTGATGGCACGTGTTTCATAAAACCAGTGTTAGGATATTCCGAATTAGGGTCTCGAAAGATAACGAACTTGGAAGATCTTCACGAAGCTGTATCAGCATTAAAACGGGACAGACACTTGCATTATATCacagagaaatttatgaaaaagtgGATTAGTTCTGAGGCTTATCCTTTGGCTGCAACCCCTTGTGCTTTGTTAGAAGAATTTTGTGAGTTCCAATACAGTTCTGCAACCATGTGCAGCGTACAAGGGGGCAACATTCTGCGGACGGCTATGGCTGATTGGCTGCGGGTCAAAGACCGAGGATGTGTTTACACCAGCAAATTTATCAGTGCAGTCATCCCGCCAAGCGTGAAAAAAGAAGAGGAGATGAAAGCCTGGCAGATGACGGATCGAATCGTCACAAAAATGATCCAGAAGGGATTTGACGACCAGTCGCTTAATGTCGAATTCTTTGTGCTTCCAAATGGGGATTTCAAATTCCTGGAAATCAACGGGAGAATTGATCATATTCTAGGGCCTCTCTGCGGTCAAGTGTACAAACACGGAGACCTGGTGAAGAACCTCCTGAAACTTGGTTCAGGGAACAGATCAAAGATACTATCTACAGAGGAAGAGTCGGTTTTCTTGGCATGGTGA